The segment GCAGGGCTGTTAGGGAGCAGTTTCCCTCCTGGAAGAggggctgctcccctgcccttATCCCGAGCATGCTGCAAATGCCACGGGCCCATGCTGGTGAGCAGCCAGCCATGACTCAGTGCTCTGGGAAGAGGTTGCCGGAAACcctggggttttgttgtgtgcTTTTTGAGGTGAGTAATGGAATTGCTGAGCCCCTCCTCACGGGTGGGAGACACTGTCAGGGGAGGTGCATGTAGGAGGAGCAGAGTGGGCTGGACTGGCTGGTCAAACTGCCTCCCCAGCAGCGTGTGGGTGTTGTGGCAGTGCGTAGATGGTGGATGCAGGACATGTGCCTGTGTGCTACCAACTACCGATGACCTTATCTCTGATATCAGCAAACTTGAACTTGAGTCAGATCTTGCAGCTGATGTAGCCAGAACCAGTTTGACCAAACACAGCCAAACACTGGTGTTGGGGGTTGGAGCCACCAGGAAAAGagggtgcagagctgctgcaggcagtcTGGCTAGGAGAGACTGGTGAAGGCACACACAAACCTCTCCTGCTCATCAGCTCTGCGAGTGGCTTGTTTCAAAGGCTTTCTTATTGTCCCCAAAATGCTGCGTGGAATAAACACAAAGGATTTGGTTGTTGCTACCATCATGCAAGCCAGGAGAAGGGCGCTCAGCACTTTCACTTGCTCTAGAAATGTGCACTCCTCTCCCATGGTGCGGGCAAGCCTGATGCAGCCTGTGCTGACTGAACACAACTGTTACCTGTTGCTGATGGGTGGTGCCTGGCTCTCGTGAGCAGGTGTCAGTGGCCCTGTCGCTGTGGCTAACAAAGCAGAGCATGGCTAACTGGCAGCACAGCCATGCACCAGTAACGCTATGCTGCCTGGTTCCTGTGTCCCAGTGCCTGTGGTGTGCCAGTAGTGGGAGGTGTGTGGAGTACCCCGTCCGAAGAGTCCTCCCCCCAGCTGACCTCTGTGAGCTCCGCTCTGCGCACTGGGGAGTCTGCTGGGGTAAGTGGATGATGCTCGAGTGATGGCTGCCTTTAGTGCTTGCTGCTAAATGGCATGGGCTGCTGCTTGCACTAGTGGTGACGGGAGGTTTCCCTTGCCTCCCTTTCTCGCTGCTGGTGTAGCACTGACAGGCTGAAGTCAATCAGGGCTCTGTAAACTTCCTGAAGCGTGGGTGAGAAAGCAGAGTGTGAGCAGTTTCCTGCCTTCTGGCAAGAAGGACCAGTGGGGCTTTAGCGACTCTAAATATGTTCTTCATGTTTTGGTGTGAAGGAAGGCTTCCGACATGGCTAGCACCTAGGCACAAGAGCCGAAGGTGCTCTGTGGGTAGCTGCCTGCGCAGCCCTTCCTGGCGCTCCAAGCGTGCTCACCAGGATCTGCTGCGCCCCGTGCGTCGCTccttgcactgctgctggcttttcATGTTTAGCAGTGCAGCTGTGGACCCAGGCAGGCTCTCAAAATTCATGGGGCCTCTTGGAATCAGAAGTGAGGTGACTTACCTAGGGGGCTGCATGGGCTTCTagtgctgagcatcccacagtcCTGCTCAGCTCTCACCCGCCTGAGAAATGCCCTCTTCCGAAACTAGCCCTGtgcaagctgtgctgcagctggcttgCCTGCAGCCGGGTCACCTCTGGGAGCGTTTTCTGGCTGACACTGACTGTTGGCTGACTTTACTCCTTGGTGCTCTGTTTTCCGGTGTGTTTCTGGAGAAATTAGCGTCTGTTTAGACCAAGCTTGGTGCATGCTCCTGCTCGGACAGGACCCAGCTTCTGGGGCAGCTAGGAATCAAGCTGGTTTATCTCACCTATCCCCTTGGTGTGGGGGGCTTGGAGTTGAACTGTGGTCATATGTCACCTATTGTGCTTGAGGCAGGGCTCTCTTCTCTACCCACAGGACAGTTAAAGCTGCTGTGATACCTTGTGGAGGAAGAATCTGCTCTTTGTGAGCACCACAGtgtgcttttctgaaacttGTGCAAGACCTTGAAATACAAGTTTTTCTGTGAGCAGCTTCACAAAAACTTTAATTACAGAAGAACACATTCCTTTGCTTGCAAAACTCGCTTCAGAGGAGATTAGTCCTGTGGGGGATTAGCTCTTAAACAAGTCTGTGTTTTTAGTGTGTGTGGCATTATCATCAGGTGGAGGAGTGCCCGGTGCTCTGCCACAGACCCCTGTCTGGGAAGGGGTGATCTGAGCCCCCAGGCTCACCCTGAAAGCCAAGGTTTCAGAGGCACCAGTACAGACATGTGCTAGTGGAGAAACTCCCTTCTGAGCTACCCCCACTGGGCTGACTTCTAGTCTTTGGCTTTTGGGCTGTCCCCTGTGTgactgctggctgtgctgcggTGGACTCACAAAAGCTTCATGTTGCTCTGAAGCAAGACAGTGCCATGGACCGTCAGGTCTCAAATTGCAGACTTTTTCAAAGCCTTACTGGGAACATAGACTTGCTgacctccctgctgcagggtggctgCTGGAGAGGCTGCACGAGCCCACCTGTGGGGACAAACACAAGCGTCTGCAGGCTGGTGGCTTGCTGAGTTCTGGGCTCACTGGTGACCTTCGAGGCCATGGCAGTGGTCTGCAGTTGGAACCACATTCCTTGCATGGTGCATGCCACAGTAACCTGGGTAGGGATGCAGTATGATTTGAGAGTCGGGGGCGCAGGTGGCAGCAATGAAGCTCTCCACTGGGAGCAGAAGGCTTTGAAAGCAAGTTCAGTGGTGGAGTCAGCTCAGCCTGGAGCACCCCGGTAAGATTGCTGCAGCTGAGTCCCTGCAGCAAGGGGACAGGCAGGCATCTTCTGAAATATCCTGAGGTACACGATGTGTGGCGCTTAGGTTTTCCACTGGGCTTACGGTCCGAGATGCATGGAGAAGTGGGGGTTGGAAGTGCTCTGAGCAGGCTTGGGTGCTCTAGGATTTCTGCAACTTGGCCGCTGTTCGTGAAGCGGCTTGTAAACAAATACTTCTAGAGGCCCAAGTCGCTGAACAGTCTGAATCATACTTGGAAGAAATTCCTCTTTGTGGCAAAAGATTTCAGGTGATGTCTAGATATGTCCATTTTGGCCAGTGTCTCTACTGCTGTCACGACAGAAGCTGAGTAGGATGACTGCATCCCTGGGGCCAGGGCTCAAGGCTGCTGCTTCACCACCACATCCTGGCAGGTTTTGTGCTGTGCATGGGCGAGCAGATCCCCCAAGCCCTGGGGagatgtggtggtggtgtacATGAAGCAGCCCTCCACCTTCAGCTGCTTCAGCCATGCTGCTGGCCCAGAGCTGATAAATCACAACAGATCTTGTCTTGCTCTGCTTGTTGTCCAAGGGCTCCAGACACCCATAAGTGCCTCCAGTCCACTGTTGTTTCATCTTGGATGACTTCTGAGGCCAGCTCCTGTGGGCAGCAACTCCAGTGCCAGCTGCAGCTTCTTTGTCAGAGGTTGCTTCtcagcactgcagcctgcagggttttttccccttgatgGGTTACTGTTCACCTGGATTAGTGATTAAGACaactttgcttctgtttctgccaGAGGGGTCTGACCTCAGTGCATTTGTTCTTGCATGTCTTCATAGCCAGTAAATGAGTGCTGTAGTTAGCAGCTATATCTGCTCGGTGTGTTCGTGCTGGTGCTAGTGCTTGGTGTACCTATAGATAATGATGTCCATCTTGCTTTCTGAGGTGGTTACGCATGTCTCCAGCCCAGTGACTGAAGCTGCTGGTGACAGTAGCTTATGCTTGTAAAAACTGTAAATCCAGACAGCCGTGTGTTTATGTACTAAATTTGTCTTGTCACATCCTTTAGTGAACTTTGAAGCCCTGATCATTGCGATGTCTGTGGTGGGAGGAACGATCCTTATCATGTTGggggtctgctgctgctgctgttgtaagaaaaagagcaaaaagcaaGTATCGGAGGGGTTCCCCGTTTTCTCGGAGTAGCTTTGATGCAACCATGTGCTGTTGCAGACCTGAGTGGTAAGTGTCACTAATGGGCTTTTCTGTCTGTCAGGCCAGACAAGGATGATGAGAGAGCGGCCAGGGAGCGGGAGAAGAGGCGGGTGCGGCAGGAGGAGAGGTGAGCTTGCCCCCCAGCCCTCGCTCCCCTGTGTGCAAGCCACACTGCTTCAGGCTGCAGAACAATTTGGCTCCTGTCTGTATCATCAAACATGATGCC is part of the Falco naumanni isolate bFalNau1 chromosome 13, bFalNau1.pat, whole genome shotgun sequence genome and harbors:
- the LOC121096947 gene encoding pituitary tumor-transforming gene 1 protein-interacting protein, with the protein product MALALRLCAAPALTLALALALLPAAAQDMAGDCHQYTNRSCEECLKNVTCLWCASSGRCVEYPVRRVLPPADLCELRSAHWGVCWVNFEALIIAMSVVGGTILIMLGVCCCCCCKKKSKKPDKDDERAAREREKRRVRQEERRAEMKSRHDEIRRKYGLFKEENPYAKFEN